The segment TGCAATATGGCGGAAGATGGGGCGTTTGCAGATCAGTTGCGAGCGCTAATTCAGCGGATTCAGGCGGACTCTCCCTCGTTGCCGGTTGTGCTAAATACGATGCGGCAATGTAGAGGTGGGCAACATGGAGAAGGTGAGTGAAACAGGAAGGCCTGAGCAAATCGTGGGTCGTAATCTGGGGGTAGGCGGCGATCTGAAGGTTGGGGATATTACCCAGAAATCAGGATGGGGTTTCAGTCAGAAAAATTTAGGCAAAACCCTTGACCTTATACTAAGGTACAACCTCTATTCTAGAGGCGAGAAGCGACGTGAAACCCCGCAAAGCGCTTCCTAGAAACTAGATTTTGGAGATTGGGATCATGGCTCAACTGACTGTCGAAGTGTTAGGCACGGGCTGCAAAAAGTGTCAGCAATTAGAAGCAAATGCTAAAGCGGCGATCGCCCACCTCAACCTAGAGGCAAAAGTTTCGCACATTACCGACCCCATGAAAATTGCCGAGCGCGGCGTAATGAAAACGCCTGCCCTGGTCGTTAATGGGCAACTGGTGAGCCAAGGGAAAGTGCCCACCCCAGAGCAAATACAACCGCTGCTTGCGGTTGATTAACCCTCCCAATTTTGAGTTAGGGCAAAGGGTTGGCATGGCTCTTTTCCTAGCTCTCTCCTACTTGGAGAAAAACGATGCAAATCAGTTCATTTTGGCGAGCACAGTGGAAACCACTCGCCCTGATTGTGGTGGCTTTTGTTCTTTGTTTCTACCTACCTGTTGAGGCACTACAACAATCTGAGCGGCTGCGGAATGCGTTTTGGGAAGCCCTCTATTTAGTGCGGTGGTATGCCCAAGAACATGTGAAGTGGACCCGGAAAACTGGACAAGGGGCTAAGCTCTGAACCACTCAAAGAATGATAGGAGTAGTTTATGAGCAACAAACGCAAGCAGTACAGTCCAGAGTTCAAAGCCAAGATAGCCTTAGATAAAGCTTAAGGACACATGAAACCGTTGGGCTAATTTCCGTTGAGAAATATCTTCGGTGGCGTAGATTTCAACAATTTTCTCTCGCAAATCAAGAGAGTAAGCTTTTATGCTTAACCATCACGAGGAGAATTCATTTCAGGTCTGAATCTTTCCTCAAGCCTCCTATAGTTCAATTGCACCTCGTGCAGATGAGAACCGCTATATCTCGGCTTTCTATGATGTTTCTGTACCCTTCGGGAAAACACAGCCTACGTCGGCTCACCGGTTTGCCTCCAGCTTCCGACTGACAACTCCCTCGCGAGTTTGCCCTTTCTTTTGTGGCTAGTGGTTGTCGTCACTCGGCTCCAAGACTTTCGAGCATTTGGACGCTGGTTCCACCACAGGGGAGTCGCACGACGCAATACAGCGGAAAAATTTACGGATTTACCCAAAAGCATCCAATATCCAATAGGGCAAAGATTGCCCTCAAACCCAGAACCGATCACGCATGTAGAAGGAATCGAGTGACGCTATACTACTCAACTTAGACCGATCATCGTTTTTTTACAAATAAAAGGTAATATCCATGACCTGGTTTGGCTTGTCCCGCAAACGTTGGCGATCGCTCGTCACCACAATCGGCCTTTTTAGTATCTGCTTGTTTCTGGTCGTAAGCTGTGGCGGCTCTCCATCCAAAGAGACATCGGAAACCGCATCGCCTACCGCAGACAATGGACGGGTTTCCGTCGGAACCACGCTCACGGTGCGTACCCTCGATCCGGCAGACGCCTATGAACTGATTTCAGGATTGCTCCTCTACAATATGGGCGATCGCCTCTACACCTACGAACCGGGCACCACTAACCTCGTTCCGCAGCTTGCCACCGAGCTACCCACCATTAGCGACGATGGCCTAACCTATATAATTCCAACCCGCGAAGGCGTTACCTTCCATGACGGTACACCCTTTAACGCGGAAGCAATGGCCTTTTCGATCAAACGGTTGATGGAAAACGATGGGCGACCTGCGTTTCTGCTGGCGGATCGGATTGCTTCTGTCGAAGCAACAGGTGAGAATGAGTTGACGATCACCTTAACTGCACCATTTGCTGCCTTTACCTCTCTACTCGCGTTTTCAGGACTAACACCCGTTCCCCCTGAAAGCTACGAAATTGGAGATGCGGCGTTTAAGCCCGACAGTTTTGTGGGAACAGGCCCCTACAAACTCGCTGAGTTCGCGACGGATCGAGTGCGCCTAGATGCTAATGAAGACTATTGGGGCGAGGCACCCGCGAACGACGGCATTGATATCCAGATCTTTACCACTCCCGCGAACCTGTACAACGCTTTCACAACCGGAGCGCTAGACATTGCCTATCAAACCCTCGATCCGGAGCAAATTAGCAGTCTGCAAAAGGACTCTGATGCCAAGGGTTGGCAGGTAATTGAGGGGGATGGTTCGGTGATTAACTACCTAACCCTGAACCAAAAGACGGAACCCCTTAACGATGTCAACGTGCGGAAAGCGATCGCCGCTCTCATCGATCGTCCCCTGCTCAATGAGCGAGTCTTCCAAGGACAAGCCGACCCGCTCTATAGCCTGATCCCCAGCACCATCAAGCAATCGAAGCCCGTCTTCAAAGACGCCTACGGGGACGCCAACACCGAAGAAGCGAAGAAGTATCTGGAGGAAGCAGGCTTTTCTGAAAGCAATCCGTTGGTGTTAGACCTGTGGTACATTTCCACCTCAACCACCAATAACGTTGCTGCCACCGTGATGAAAGCATCGATGGGACAGCAGCTTCCAGGCATGATTCAAGTCAATCTCAATAGCGTTGAGTCCTCCACGGCCTTCGAGAATCTGGGGAATGGTCTTTATCCCACCTTTATCCTGAACTGGTATCCCGACTTTTACGATCCAGACACCTATATCGAACCCTTTATGGATTGCGATAAGGGATCGGAAGCCACCCTCTGCGAAGAAGGTCAAAGCCAAGCAGGAGGCTCGTTCTACTACAGCGATCGCGCCATAGAGCTTGTGGATGCCCAGCGGCAAGCCATTGACCCTGCGAAACGGGACGAGGCTATCAGCGAGATTCAGGATGTATTGGCCGAAGATGTGCCCTACATCCCGCTCTGGGTTGCCAAAGACTACGCCTTCGCTCAATCTGGGGTCGATAATTTCACAATCCAGCCAACCCAGCAAGTTCTTCTCTGGCAAATTAGCAAATAATGTCCCGATCAAAAGCCCTCCAGTACTATATCCTGACCCGGATTCTCCTCGCCCCAGCCATGCTGTGGGTGATTGTGACTGTAGTTTTTATTTTGCTGCGAGCCATTCCGGGCGATCCGGCAGATGTAGCCCTGGGGCCCCGTGCCCCCGAAAGTGCCAAGGCGGCTTACCGCGCTGAAAATGGCTTAGATGGCCCGCTTTTTGTGCAGTACCTCAACTATCTGTGGGGATTGCTGCATTTCGATTTGGGCAAGTCCTCCTTGGTGCGGGGGCAAACAGTGTGGGCCATTATTGGCGACCACTTTCCCGCCACGGTGGAGCTAGCCATGTTCAGCATGATCGTGGCGGCGGTTGTTGGGGTAACGGTGGGGGCGATCGCCGCTTCTCGTCCCAATTCCCCCCTGGATGCCGGGGGACGGTTGTTTGGCATCATCACCTATGCGATTCCGATGTACTGGTTTGGCATGGTGTTGCAGCTTACTTTTGGGGTGTGGCTGGGCTGGTTTCCCTTGGGAACTCGGTTTCCCCTATCCATGCCCACCCCCGAAACGATTACTGGGCTATACGTTTTAGATAGTATTCTCCAGTTCAATCTGCCCCAGTTGGCAACGGCCCTGTACTATCTCGCTTTGCCGAGCTTGACTCTGGGCGTTCTGATCAGCGGCATTTTTGAACGCATAGTACGGATTAACCTCAAGCAAACGTTGCGATCGGATTATGTAGAGGCGGCGCGGGCGCGGGGCATTCCCGAACGGCGGATTGTGCTGGCTCATGCTTTAAAAAATGCCATGATTCCAGTGATTACGGTTTTGGGTCTGACCTTTGCTTCTCTCTTAGGCGGAGCCGTTCTCACCGAAGTCACCTTTTCCTGGCCGGGACTGGCCAACCGACTCTACGAAGCCATTTCCCAGCGGGATTACTTTGTGGTTCAGGGCATCATGGTCTTTTTTGGCGCGATTGTGGCGATCGCCAGCATCCTGATCGACATCCTCAATGCCTATATCGATCCGCGCATTCGCTACTAGATATCTTCCCGCATCCTTACATAACTGGGCGGTTGAAAAAGGTTGCGATAATGAAGATACCGAATTCCAGGAGGCATGAGGATGGCCGTTGCGTCTCAACGAATCACGTTTGACGAGTTTCTCGCCTACGACGATGGAACCGATACCCTCTATGAACTGGAAAACGGGAAACTCCTGACCATGCCCGCCGACAGCGAAATTAACCGTCGGATTGCCATGTTTCTGGTGGCAACGTTCTTAAAGCTGGGGATTCCGTTTGAGCGCCTGTCTTTGAAGACTGAAGTTGCGGTCAGCAGTACTCGATTATCCGTGCGAGTACCAGGTTTAGTCGTGTTTTCGGAGGAAGGAGTCGCGGCTCTGGAAGGCGCAAGGCGATCGCTGGTATTGCTGGATATGCCGCCACCGCTTTTAGTGGTTGAAGTGGTAAGTCCAGGGCAGGAGAGCCGCGATTATCGTTACAAGCGCTCTGAATATGCCGCACGGGGAATTGCTGAATATTGGATCATTGATCCGATTCAGCAAAAAGTGACCGTACTGGAATGGGTGGAAGGCTTTTACGAGGAAACCATTTACAGCGGTGATGCGTCAATACTCTCGCCGCTATTTCGTCATCTAAACCTCACGGCAGCCCAGCTTTTGCAGGAACGTTGAGCCAGGCTCCCAAACTCGGAGAAAATAGGCTAGTCTGGGGCAGAATCACGCGGAGGAGGAGAGGTGTGTCGTCCATTTGTAGTCAAGGTCATGCCAACCCACCCGGAAGCCGTTTTTGCTGCTACTGCGGTGAACGGTTAAGTGATCCCCATGAACTGCTCAATACCGCCTTAGGAAACCGCTACCGCCTCATCCGAGAACTGGGTAAGGGGGGCTTTGGGCGCACTTACCTGGCCGAAGATTTACACCGCTTCAACGAATACTGTGTCCTCAAAGAATATGCCCCCCAAGTCGAAGGTCAGCAGGCGTTACAAAAAGCGCAGGAACTGTTTGAACGGGAAGCCGGAGTCCTCTACAAGCTCCAGCATCCTCAGATTCCCCAATTTCGGGAACTGTTTCGCGCAAGTCAGGGCGATCGCGATCGCCTTTTTTTCGTCCAAGACTATATAGACGGGCAAACCTATCGCCAGCTTCTGCAAGCTCGACAGCTCCAGGGATTACTCTTCAATGAGTTTGAAGTCACTCAACTGTTGGCGCAACTGCTGCCCGTGCTGGACTACATTCACCACGCAGGCGTGATCCATCGCGATATTTCGCCAGACAACATCATGCTGCGCTTTACCGATCAAAAACCTGTGCTCATTGATTTTGGTGGCGTGAAGGAACTGGCCGCAAAAGTTGCCGCTGCCCAACATCCCTATGCCATGCCCGATCTCACCCGGATTGGCAAACTGGGCTATGCTCCTGCGGAGCAAATGGAAGAGGGCAAGGTCTACGCCCACAGTGACCTCTATGCCCTAGCCGCAACGGCAGTCGTTTTACTGTGCGGACGCGAACCCCAAGAATGGCTCCTCACCGGGCGTCCAATCTGGCAAGACTGGGTCAATATCAGCCCCTCCTTCCAGGCCATTCTCACCAAAATGATGGCTCCCCATCCGCTGGATCGTTATCAGTCGGCAACGGCAGTGATGCAGGCATTGGGTGTTCCCAAGCATGAAGCGGCATCTTCTCCATCTCCCGTGATCCAGACGTTGCCTCCCCCTAGTGCCTTGACCGATCCGCCCACTCAGGCGACGGTTCCGGTGAGTCCCGTATTGCCTATAGGAACTGAGAACCACCAGGAAACGGCGAGTCTTGCTCCTCCATCGTCTGCTTCCCCTGCGCGGTCATCCACTCCACAACGGGGATGGGGCTGTTTGCAGTGGGCGATCGCCCTTGCCCTTCTGATTCCGGTATCCGCGTGGGGGGGAGCATGGCTGATGCGGACATTTTTCCTACCCCAACCCAACGTAGAGGATCAGCAAGAGCTGGATAGTTCATCGAAGCTCCCCCAGGACGAACAGCAGCGTAAAGCAGCGATCCAGAGCCGTCGGGAGGCGTTGGGCATTGACTATGACTTTCTGGTGGGGCTAACCAACCAACGCTTTTACGAGACCTATCCCGACCAAAAAGGCCGCACCCTCACCGATCAGTCAGAGGATGCCGAATGGCGCGATCGCTGGGACGCGATCGCCTCGGAGGGGTTGGATACTCTAGAAACAAACCTGAGTGCTGATGCCCGCGCTAGATTGGGTAACTATACGCCAGCAGATCAAGAGTCTTGGAAAACGCGAGTGAATCAACTTTACGTCGGCAGCCGATCGCTCAATGATTTGACCGATGCCCGATTTTTCTATCTCTTTCCGGATCAGAGCGGCAATGCCTTTATCGACCAACCGATCGGCCAGATTTGGCGAGGATTAGCGCTAGACCAGGTCGTGGCGCTAGAGGCTGGAGAGACGTTAGAGGAGATTCGGCTAGAGCCAGGAACCTTTCGAGCCGAGCGATCGCACACCCTGGAACCGGGGGGTGGTCGGGTGTATATTGCCTATCTCAGCGAAGGTCAAATCCTGCGGATCAACGTTCAGGATGCCCCGGACACAGCCCTACTCTCCATTTACCTGCCCCGTCCAACGTTACAAACCCCAGCCCTGCTCGAAGATTCTACCCAGGGAACCTGGTCAGGACGCTTACCGCAAACGGGCTACTACGAACTTGTGATTACTACGAGTGATAGCCAAGCCGTTACCTATCAACTTGATCTCGCCATTGACAACGTGAGCCGCGAACAGATTCAACCCCAAACGACCGATGAGGCCAAGCCCAACAAGAAATAGCCAGAAATAGTAAAAGGCTCGCCTCTCCCCAAACTTAGGAAAAGCGAGCACATCAAACTTGAACCGCAAACAGAACGTTACGACTCGTCGTAGGCTTCCATATCCAGCAGATACAGATATGGTTCTACCAGTTCGGGGCGTTGGAAGGCGATCGCCCGCAGTAAGTGCCAGTCGTTTAGCCCATCAAAGGCGTTGTTATACTCATCCCGCTCCAGCCGCTCCGCTAAGGAAGCCACTTCTGTTTCGGTGAAGCCTTCGATCTCTGATGCTGAAATATGCAGCGTTGTCATGGCATGCTCCTCCAATGAAAACTCTGCGCTACGGAAAACTCCGCTCTACCAGCCCTGATCATCGTCAAATTCGCTGGTAAACACAGACAACCTCTACTCCCATAGTAAAACCTAGCTCTACCCTAGGCTGCTTGCTTCGCCACAAAACTTTGAATCATCTTCAAGACTGTGAAGTCAATTTCATGCCCCATATCCAATTCGTGATAGTCCACTGAGGCCGACTGATCAAGCAGGGCTTGTTTCGCTGCCCGTGCTGCACTAATGGGTACGATGGGATCCTGGCGACCATGCACCATCAAAATGGGAGCCTGTATTTTGGTTGTGGTCGGCAATACACCATGTAAATATCCGCTCAGGATCAGCAACCCGGCAACCGGAAGCTGGCTACCCACATCTAAGGTCATCGCACCGCCCTGGGAAAATCCAGCAATGAGGGTACGCTCTGGTGGCACCCCCGTCTTGGCTTCCAGCGATAGTAACCAATCTTTGAGGAGTTGCCGACTCTCCTGTAGATCGGCTTGCTGGGTAAGTGGGGTATCGACTTGAAAGCTAAATCCGGCGGGGAAGCCGTACCACATCTTTCCGCCAGGCGCCTGGGGATGGGGAAAGGGGGCATCGGGAAACAGCATGGCGTAGGTTGGTAGATCGATATAGTTCGACAGGGCAACCAGATCTTGGGCATTTGCCCCCCACCCGTGCAAGCCAATTAACAGCCCAGTGGGAGGTTCGCCAGAGGCCGGAGGAACGGCGATCGCACGTAAGGTCATGGTTTGTTCATCTACTAAGGGGTTGATTGCTGGGGAATGGCTGGAACTTTGGATGTGGACGGCCTAGTCATCGGGAGAATGCACAGCGTTCAACGCATTGTCATCTTTAGAATCCGCAGAATCCGCACTGGATCGTAGTTGGCTGGCGATCGCTTCCAATCGCTTCTTTTCCTCAATCAACTTAGCTTCGAGGTGTTCAATCTGCCCCCGTCGCGCTTCAATCTCAACCGCCTGTCTCCCCAACTCCTGACTTCGCAGGGTTAACGACTGTCGCCACTGTTCGGCAACGTCCACTTCCTGTTGCAGCGCTTCGGGACTCAAGCCCCTAGACAAGTACTGCTCAATAATGTCTAGAACCCAGGTCGTTGCAGGCTGAATACTGACAATTTGCCGAGCGTCTG is part of the Synechococcales cyanobacterium T60_A2020_003 genome and harbors:
- a CDS encoding DUF2555 domain-containing protein; this translates as MTTLHISASEIEGFTETEVASLAERLERDEYNNAFDGLNDWHLLRAIAFQRPELVEPYLYLLDMEAYDES
- a CDS encoding protein kinase; its protein translation is MSSICSQGHANPPGSRFCCYCGERLSDPHELLNTALGNRYRLIRELGKGGFGRTYLAEDLHRFNEYCVLKEYAPQVEGQQALQKAQELFEREAGVLYKLQHPQIPQFRELFRASQGDRDRLFFVQDYIDGQTYRQLLQARQLQGLLFNEFEVTQLLAQLLPVLDYIHHAGVIHRDISPDNIMLRFTDQKPVLIDFGGVKELAAKVAAAQHPYAMPDLTRIGKLGYAPAEQMEEGKVYAHSDLYALAATAVVLLCGREPQEWLLTGRPIWQDWVNISPSFQAILTKMMAPHPLDRYQSATAVMQALGVPKHEAASSPSPVIQTLPPPSALTDPPTQATVPVSPVLPIGTENHQETASLAPPSSASPARSSTPQRGWGCLQWAIALALLIPVSAWGGAWLMRTFFLPQPNVEDQQELDSSSKLPQDEQQRKAAIQSRREALGIDYDFLVGLTNQRFYETYPDQKGRTLTDQSEDAEWRDRWDAIASEGLDTLETNLSADARARLGNYTPADQESWKTRVNQLYVGSRSLNDLTDARFFYLFPDQSGNAFIDQPIGQIWRGLALDQVVALEAGETLEEIRLEPGTFRAERSHTLEPGGGRVYIAYLSEGQILRINVQDAPDTALLSIYLPRPTLQTPALLEDSTQGTWSGRLPQTGYYELVITTSDSQAVTYQLDLAIDNVSREQIQPQTTDEAKPNKK
- a CDS encoding ABC transporter permease, whose amino-acid sequence is MSRSKALQYYILTRILLAPAMLWVIVTVVFILLRAIPGDPADVALGPRAPESAKAAYRAENGLDGPLFVQYLNYLWGLLHFDLGKSSLVRGQTVWAIIGDHFPATVELAMFSMIVAAVVGVTVGAIAASRPNSPLDAGGRLFGIITYAIPMYWFGMVLQLTFGVWLGWFPLGTRFPLSMPTPETITGLYVLDSILQFNLPQLATALYYLALPSLTLGVLISGIFERIVRINLKQTLRSDYVEAARARGIPERRIVLAHALKNAMIPVITVLGLTFASLLGGAVLTEVTFSWPGLANRLYEAISQRDYFVVQGIMVFFGAIVAIASILIDILNAYIDPRIRY
- a CDS encoding peptide ABC transporter substrate-binding protein, coding for MTWFGLSRKRWRSLVTTIGLFSICLFLVVSCGGSPSKETSETASPTADNGRVSVGTTLTVRTLDPADAYELISGLLLYNMGDRLYTYEPGTTNLVPQLATELPTISDDGLTYIIPTREGVTFHDGTPFNAEAMAFSIKRLMENDGRPAFLLADRIASVEATGENELTITLTAPFAAFTSLLAFSGLTPVPPESYEIGDAAFKPDSFVGTGPYKLAEFATDRVRLDANEDYWGEAPANDGIDIQIFTTPANLYNAFTTGALDIAYQTLDPEQISSLQKDSDAKGWQVIEGDGSVINYLTLNQKTEPLNDVNVRKAIAALIDRPLLNERVFQGQADPLYSLIPSTIKQSKPVFKDAYGDANTEEAKKYLEEAGFSESNPLVLDLWYISTSTTNNVAATVMKASMGQQLPGMIQVNLNSVESSTAFENLGNGLYPTFILNWYPDFYDPDTYIEPFMDCDKGSEATLCEEGQSQAGGSFYYSDRAIELVDAQRQAIDPAKRDEAISEIQDVLAEDVPYIPLWVAKDYAFAQSGVDNFTIQPTQQVLLWQISK
- a CDS encoding dienelactone hydrolase family protein — encoded protein: MTLRAIAVPPASGEPPTGLLIGLHGWGANAQDLVALSNYIDLPTYAMLFPDAPFPHPQAPGGKMWYGFPAGFSFQVDTPLTQQADLQESRQLLKDWLLSLEAKTGVPPERTLIAGFSQGGAMTLDVGSQLPVAGLLILSGYLHGVLPTTTKIQAPILMVHGRQDPIVPISAARAAKQALLDQSASVDYHELDMGHEIDFTVLKMIQSFVAKQAA
- a CDS encoding thioredoxin family protein; translated protein: MAQLTVEVLGTGCKKCQQLEANAKAAIAHLNLEAKVSHITDPMKIAERGVMKTPALVVNGQLVSQGKVPTPEQIQPLLAVD
- a CDS encoding Uma2 family endonuclease; protein product: MAVASQRITFDEFLAYDDGTDTLYELENGKLLTMPADSEINRRIAMFLVATFLKLGIPFERLSLKTEVAVSSTRLSVRVPGLVVFSEEGVAALEGARRSLVLLDMPPPLLVVEVVSPGQESRDYRYKRSEYAARGIAEYWIIDPIQQKVTVLEWVEGFYEETIYSGDASILSPLFRHLNLTAAQLLQER